The following are encoded together in the Brassica napus cultivar Da-Ae chromosome A9, Da-Ae, whole genome shotgun sequence genome:
- the LOC106390861 gene encoding uncharacterized protein LOC106390861 yields MVDVDRRMTGLRPSHAAGLRRLSARASAPTTPRVRNSLVSFSSLAHQVISHLHTSRIQVQPGLTDAEFARAEAEFSFSFPPDLRAVLAAGLPVGAGFPDWRSPGARLHLRAMIDLPVAAVSFQIARNTLWSKSWGPRPSEPEKALRVARNALKRAPLMIPIFDHCFIPCKPSLAGNPVFYIDETRIFCCGSDLSDFFERESVFRGSGLSPVVLTKQRSVSEISAVSSSSSNFSRMSLDSGRVHGSGTPRWVEFWSDAAVDRRRRNSASSMSSSHSSSPERYLDLPRSETPKWVDEYVNRIGSVLRGGGWSESDVDDIVHVSASGFFEDEMVILDNQAVLDALLLKAGRFSESLRKAGWSSEEVSDALGFDFRLEKERKPVKKLSPEVVKRIGKLADSVSRS; encoded by the coding sequence atggtcGACGTTGATCGGAGAATGACCGGTCTCCGGCCATCACACGCGGCGGGCCTCCGTCGTCTCTCAGCTCGGGCCTCCGCACCAACGACTCCAAGGGTCAGGAACAGTCTCGTATCTTTCTCATCTCTCGCCCACCAAGTAATCTCACATTTACACACTTCAAGGATCCAAGTCCAACCGGGTCTAACCGACGCAGAGTTCGCCAGAGCCGAAGCCGAGTTCTCATTCTCCTTCCCGCCGGATCTCCGCGCCGTTCTCGCCGCCGGCTTACCCGTCGGCGCTGGTTTTCCAGACTGGCGTTCTCCCGGAGCCCGTCTCCACCTCCGAGCGATGATCGATCTTCCAGTCGCCGCGGTGTCCTTTCAGATCGCGAGAAACACTCTCTGGAGCAAATCTTGGGGCCCGAGACCGTCTGAGCCGGAAAAGGCCTTACGGGTCGCGAGAAACGCTCTCAAGAGAGCTCCTTTGATGATTCCCATCTTCGATCACTGCTTTATTCCTTGTAAACCGTCTTTAGCGGGTAACCCGGTTTTCTACATCGACGAGACCCGAATTTTCTGTTGCGGGTCGGATCTATCCGATTTCTTCGAGCGTGAGTCTGTCTTCAGAGGATCTGGTTTGTCTCCGGTTGTTCTCACTAAGCAGCGTTCTGTGAGCGAGATATCCGCCGTGTCCTCGTCCTCGTCGAACTTCTCTAGAATGAGCTTAGATTCGGGTCGTGTTCACGGGTCGGGTACACCGAGATGGGTGGAGTTTTGGAGTGACGCGGCGGTGGATCGTCGCCGGAGAAACTCGGCTTCTTCGATGTCGTCGTCACACTCTTCATCGCCGGAGAGATACTTAGACTTACCGAGATCCGAGACGCCGAAATGGGTGGACGAGTACGTGAACCGGATCGGGTCGGTTTTAAGAGGAGGCGGGTGGAGCGAATCCGACGTAGATGATATCGTCCACGTGTCGGCATCTGGTTTCTTCGAGGATGAGATGGTAATTTTAGATAATCAAGCGGTTTTAGATGCTTTGCTTCTGAAAGCGGGTCGGTTCTCGGAATCGCTCCGTAAAGCTGGATGGAGCTCCGAGGAAGTGTCGGACGCACTGGGTTTTGATTTTCGACTGGAGAAAGAGAGGAAACCggtgaagaaactgtctcctgAAGTCGTTAAAAGAATCGGGAAACTTGCCGACTCGGTTTCTCGGTCATGA